A genomic segment from Capra hircus breed San Clemente chromosome 15, ASM170441v1, whole genome shotgun sequence encodes:
- the RASSF10 gene encoding ras association domain-containing protein 10, translated as MDPSEKKISVWICQEEKLVSGLSRRTTCSDVVRVLLEDGCRRRRRQRRSRRRGAAGDPPGPGELPEPLDEDDEDDDDEALPQGMLCGPPQCYCIVEKWRGFERILPNKTRILRLWAAWGEEQENVRFVLVRSEASLPNAGPRSAEARVVLSRERPCSARGVPARPSLAMTQEKQRRVVRKAFRKLAKLNRRRQQQPSSPCSSTSSSAASSCSSSSSPRATESASVERMETLVHLVLSQDHTIRQQVQRLRELDREIDRYEAKVHLDRVRRHGVNYVQDTYLVGAGIELEGTGPGEEPEPEPEPAAAAATPPPLDGEAKAVALEELARRCDDLLQLQEQRAQQEELLERLSAEIQEELNQRWMRRRQEELAAREEPPDAEAGLDGELLLERERVRTQLSTSLYIGLRLNTDLEAVKSDLDYSQQQWDSKERELQGLLQTLHTLELTVAPDGTPVSRGPSRDPGPQACAEVWVDQARGLAKSCPGNDEDSDTGLSSMHSQDSDSVPVCESLV; from the coding sequence ATGGATCCTTCGGAGAAGAAGATATCAGTGTGGATCTGCCAGGAGGAGAAACTGGTGTCCGGCCTCTCCCGCCGCACCACTTGTTCGGACGTAGTGCGGGTGCTCTTGGAGGATGGCTGCCGGCGGCGACGGCGGCAGCGGCGGAGCCGGCGGCGGGGGGCGGCTGGCGACCCGCCAGGCCCGGGAGAGCTGCCGGAACCCCTGGACGAGGACGACGAGGACGACGACGACGAGGCGCTGCCCCAGGGCATGCTGTGCGGGCCCCCGCAGTGCTATTGCATTGTGGAGAAGTGGCGGGGCTTTGAGCGCATCTTGCCCAACAAGACGCGCATCTTGCGCCTCTGGGCCGCCTGGGGCGAAGAGCAAGAGAATGTGCGCTTCGTGCTGGTGCGCAGCGAGGCGTCGCTGCCCAACGCGGGGCCCCGCAGTGCCGAGGCGCGCGTCGTGCTCAGTCGCGAGCGCCCCTGCTCCGCGCGAGGGGTCCCAGCGCGGCCCAGCCTAGCCATGACCCAGGAGAAGCAGCGGCGGGTGGTGCGCAAGGCCTTCCGCAAGCTGGCCAAGCTCAACCGGCGGCGCCAGCAGCAGCCGTCGTCGCCCTGCTCGTCCACGTCGTCGTCCGCAGCCTCATCCTGTTCGTCGTCGTCATCGCCGCGGGCCACCGAGAGCGCCTCGGTGGAGCGTATGGAGACGCTGGTGCACTTGGTGCTGTCCCAGGACCACACCATCCGTCAGCAGGTGCAGCGGCTTCGGGAGCTGGACCGCGAGATCGACCGCTACGAAGCCAAGGTACATCTGGACCGCGTGCGGCGACACGGAGTGAACTACGTGCAGGACACCTACTTGGTGGGTGCCGGGATCGAACTCGAAGGTACCGGCCCAGGAGAGGAGCCGGAGCCCGAGCCCGAgccggcggcagcggcggcaacGCCGCCGCCCCTGGACGGCGAGGCGAAGGCGGTTGCGCTGGAGGAGCTGGCCCGGCGCTGCGACGACCTACTGCAGTTGCAGGAGCAGCGGGCCCAGCAGGAGGAGTTGCTCGAGCGCCTCTCGGCCGAAATCCAGGAGGAGCTGAACCAGAGGTGGATGAGGAGGCGCCAGGAGGAGCTCGCAGCCCGGGAGGAGCCCCCGGACGCCGAGGCAGGCCTCGACGGTGAGCTGCTGCTGGAACGCGAGCGAGTCCGGACGCAGCTCAGCACCAGCCTCTACATCGGGCTCCGGCTCAACACGGACCTGGAGGCAGTCAAGTCGGACTTGGATTACAGCCAGCAGCAGTGGGACAGCAAGGAGCGCGAGCTCCAGGGCCTTCTCCAGACTTTGCACACTTTGGAGCTGACGGTAGCGCCCGATGGGACTCCAGTGTCCAGGGGGCCCTCGCGGGACCCCGGGCCTCAGGCCTGCGCCGAGGTGTGGGTGGACCAGGCCCGCGGACTGGCCAAGAGCTGCCCTGGTAACGACGAGGACTCGGACACCGGGCTGAGCTCCATGCACAGCCAGGACTCGGACTCGGTGCCCGTGTGCGAATCCCTTGTGTAG